One Ignavibacterium sp. DNA segment encodes these proteins:
- a CDS encoding PorV/PorQ family protein: MFQMKRIMFILLILCFSVFETFGGGHNRAGTSASPELRIPVGARYLAMSGATIANVTGLESIYWNPAGVDFSLNSANAIFSYRSYMADMSVNYMAASGRLGDFGSLGLSIRTFSIGDIQETTMDQPDGTGGVISPTFFVLGLTYSKQLTDRISVGANFNLINESIDRVSASGFSFDFGVQYRDMLEVPGLDLGVVVRNLGSPMKFDGNALYVNAIDPNSNRGPTYLLVEAATAELPSDISIGVSYQNKFDEENSVTIAGAFQNNNYTYDDYKFGAEYSYKDILFVRGGYLFSPQSTDDTPNIFQNYTLGLGLNFKEFSGIDLTLDYAFVPVKYFDSNHIFALSFGF; this comes from the coding sequence ATGTTTCAAATGAAAAGAATAATGTTCATACTCTTGATACTGTGTTTTTCAGTCTTTGAAACATTCGGTGGTGGTCACAATCGTGCAGGTACCTCAGCTTCACCAGAATTAAGAATTCCGGTTGGTGCAAGATACCTCGCAATGTCAGGTGCTACAATTGCCAATGTTACAGGTCTGGAAAGTATCTATTGGAATCCGGCAGGAGTTGATTTTAGTCTCAACTCTGCCAATGCTATATTTTCATATCGTTCATATATGGCAGATATGAGTGTTAACTATATGGCTGCAAGCGGAAGATTAGGCGACTTTGGTTCACTTGGATTATCCATAAGAACTTTTAGTATTGGAGATATTCAAGAAACAACTATGGATCAGCCTGATGGAACCGGCGGAGTAATTAGCCCAACGTTCTTTGTGTTAGGTTTAACTTATTCAAAACAGTTAACTGATAGAATTTCTGTTGGAGCTAATTTTAATTTGATTAATGAATCTATTGACAGAGTTTCTGCTTCAGGATTCAGTTTTGATTTCGGTGTTCAGTATAGAGATATGCTGGAAGTTCCAGGATTAGACCTTGGTGTGGTTGTAAGAAATCTTGGCTCACCAATGAAGTTTGATGGTAACGCACTTTATGTTAATGCGATTGATCCCAACTCAAACAGAGGACCAACGTATCTTTTAGTTGAAGCAGCAACTGCTGAATTACCGTCAGATATTTCGATTGGCGTTTCTTATCAAAACAAATTTGACGAAGAAAATTCTGTAACGATAGCAGGAGCTTTTCAAAACAATAACTATACTTATGACGATTATAAATTTGGTGCAGAATACTCATATAAAGATATTCTCTTCGTAAGAGGTGGTTATCTTTTTTCACCGCAATCAACAGATGATACACCAAACATTTTTCAGAATTATACACTCGGTTTGGGATTAAACTTCAAAGAGTTTAGCGGTATTGATCTTACATTGGATTATGCGTTTGTACCTGTTAAGTATTTTGATTCAAACCATATATTTGCACTATCGTTCGGCTTCTAA
- a CDS encoding T9SS type A sorting domain-containing protein codes for MKKLNLLSLIIILFAFFTASNTLLANYKGDEKDKGKKPALQKTTVDPRQSLMNINNVTMWVTEEGFHDWVVASSWNGAFPNGSSIGAIFAEGVVWGGQVNDGSSPVVRVNGNTYGTGCAALTRLFRVRPDYLTGDLSSDAATFNGIPVGQVTDADIQAIRDQYAKDWLEWPAKGNPNSQYGDQGAPFEDLNGDGLYDPLVDIPGIPGASQCIFIKYNDDLSESNYGSPPIGLEISEVYWAYAYSGALGNVIYKQMTMVYTGTPQSSSTATIDSMFIVQWADPDVGTSSDDFAGCDTTLNLGYAYTSGTGDATYAGLGLASPAVGYDFFSGASSFTGNLNDSAVVDLKWKKGYKYINQKPMSSFIYFAAGGNWSDPGFNYNGTLEFYNLMRGKLPIPRYPSGSPFPVEVADVTPYGTYLLAGDPSLPASSTNKIDGVSEGPGDRRTMCVNGPITMSLGDTAQIVLGIVYGLGQDNLGSVSALKQNDNTAQIVFDQLFQLPSLKPPKVKVAALSNEVVLNWGSDEASINEIENFNSQNYTFQGYEVYQVPSSSSSLADGILLGTWDIVDGVTAIYDDVPDANGTLIPTLVASGTDKGLTKYLAIQQDQIRKAELKNGQEYYFAVVAYAYNPSPLLPFHVIRSPFVIQRVTPQTTKPGDRLYANVGDSVQVSHSQGHSDGSVVALVVDPTVTTGHQYRVDFATDGTWSVTDVTTGTVKLSGQTNQAGDNDYAIVDGLIIKVIGPPVAINTWSFAPSAARWFTGYTGLGGDQFFGGLVLGSDFFGSNITPDQYVTVELRFVTDRNNGQRAYRYLRGGTPNYGYVDYEKQYFTLWDVDANPPQQLSVAYVEQAGGPSADATWMPTANSADREYLFFLKTPYSDTPDPTLTSLNLLGDADQFATLYGLWPLQRGSMPFNPQDGQVFTIIPNYANTAADQFTFTAPDPKTSNTDLAKKDVEKINVFPNPYYGYQYRELAPNNKYVTFSHLPDDAVIRIFDLSGVLVKTINHVPAQGQFETWNLANDSNYPVASGIYIVYIDMPNLGTTKVLKLAIIQEQQMLKTY; via the coding sequence ATGAAAAAACTCAATTTATTAAGTTTAATAATAATTCTCTTTGCCTTTTTTACTGCTTCAAATACTTTGCTGGCAAACTATAAAGGAGATGAAAAGGATAAAGGGAAAAAACCAGCGCTTCAAAAGACAACGGTAGACCCTCGACAAAGTCTGATGAACATCAACAATGTTACAATGTGGGTAACCGAAGAAGGTTTCCATGATTGGGTAGTTGCCTCTAGCTGGAACGGAGCCTTTCCTAATGGAAGTAGTATAGGAGCAATATTTGCTGAAGGAGTTGTCTGGGGCGGACAGGTAAATGACGGAAGCAGCCCGGTTGTCAGAGTTAATGGAAATACTTATGGAACTGGCTGTGCCGCTTTAACCAGATTATTTAGAGTGAGACCTGATTACTTAACCGGAGATTTATCTTCTGATGCTGCTACTTTTAACGGCATTCCGGTTGGGCAGGTAACTGATGCAGACATACAAGCAATAAGAGATCAATATGCTAAAGACTGGTTGGAATGGCCTGCAAAAGGAAACCCTAATTCACAATATGGCGATCAAGGTGCACCATTTGAAGATTTAAATGGTGATGGATTATATGACCCCCTTGTTGATATCCCCGGTATTCCAGGTGCATCTCAGTGTATATTTATTAAATATAATGATGACCTGTCTGAATCGAACTATGGATCCCCGCCTATTGGTCTTGAAATCTCAGAGGTTTATTGGGCTTATGCATATTCTGGTGCCCTTGGTAATGTAATTTATAAACAGATGACAATGGTTTACACCGGTACTCCTCAATCTTCCTCTACTGCAACAATTGATAGTATGTTTATTGTTCAATGGGCAGATCCGGACGTAGGTACATCATCAGACGACTTTGCCGGTTGTGATACAACCCTTAATTTAGGTTATGCATACACATCAGGTACAGGTGATGCTACTTATGCAGGTCTTGGATTAGCTTCTCCGGCTGTTGGATATGATTTCTTTTCAGGAGCTTCAAGTTTCACAGGAAATCTAAATGACAGTGCAGTTGTTGACCTCAAATGGAAAAAAGGATATAAGTATATTAATCAAAAACCAATGAGTAGCTTTATCTACTTTGCTGCCGGAGGTAACTGGAGCGACCCTGGATTTAATTACAATGGTACCCTCGAATTCTACAACTTGATGAGAGGTAAATTACCAATTCCAAGGTATCCAAGCGGCAGTCCTTTCCCTGTTGAAGTTGCTGATGTTACTCCTTATGGTACATATTTATTGGCAGGTGATCCATCACTACCAGCAAGCTCTACAAACAAAATTGATGGCGTTTCTGAAGGTCCTGGCGACAGAAGAACTATGTGCGTAAACGGACCAATCACAATGAGTTTGGGTGATACAGCCCAAATAGTTTTAGGTATTGTTTATGGATTAGGCCAGGATAATTTAGGCAGTGTGTCAGCTTTAAAACAAAACGATAACACTGCTCAAATAGTTTTTGATCAATTATTTCAATTGCCTTCATTAAAACCACCGAAAGTTAAAGTTGCCGCTTTATCTAACGAAGTTGTACTTAACTGGGGTTCTGATGAAGCCAGCATAAATGAAATTGAAAATTTCAATAGTCAAAACTATACTTTTCAGGGATACGAAGTTTATCAAGTCCCCTCTTCCTCTTCAAGTCTTGCCGATGGAATTTTACTCGGCACCTGGGATATAGTGGACGGCGTTACTGCTATATATGATGATGTTCCGGATGCCAATGGCACACTTATACCAACATTGGTTGCAAGTGGAACAGATAAAGGACTTACTAAATATTTAGCGATTCAGCAGGATCAGATTAGAAAAGCAGAATTAAAAAACGGACAAGAGTATTATTTTGCTGTTGTAGCTTATGCTTATAATCCATCACCATTGTTACCTTTCCACGTTATAAGATCACCATTTGTGATTCAAAGAGTAACTCCGCAAACTACAAAACCAGGAGATAGATTATATGCTAATGTCGGAGACAGCGTTCAGGTAAGTCATAGCCAGGGACATAGCGACGGCAGCGTGGTTGCGTTAGTTGTTGATCCAACTGTAACAACTGGTCATCAATACCGGGTTGATTTTGCAACTGATGGAACCTGGTCAGTAACAGATGTTACTACCGGAACAGTGAAGTTAAGCGGTCAAACAAATCAGGCGGGTGATAATGATTATGCTATAGTTGATGGACTTATAATAAAGGTTATTGGTCCACCTGTTGCCATTAATACATGGTCATTTGCACCTTCTGCAGCAAGATGGTTTACCGGTTACACTGGATTAGGTGGAGATCAATTCTTTGGAGGATTGGTGCTTGGTTCGGACTTCTTCGGCAGTAACATTACTCCCGACCAATATGTTACTGTAGAATTAAGATTCGTTACAGATCGAAATAACGGACAAAGAGCGTATAGATATTTAAGAGGTGGTACTCCAAATTACGGTTATGTTGATTATGAAAAACAATATTTCACCTTATGGGATGTTGACGCAAATCCACCACAGCAATTATCTGTTGCTTATGTTGAGCAAGCTGGCGGTCCATCAGCAGATGCTACCTGGATGCCAACTGCTAACTCGGCTGACAGAGAATACTTGTTTTTCTTGAAGACACCTTATAGTGATACTCCAGACCCAACCCTGACATCATTAAATTTATTAGGTGATGCAGATCAGTTCGCAACTCTATATGGATTGTGGCCATTACAGCGCGGATCTATGCCGTTTAACCCACAGGATGGTCAGGTGTTTACTATAATACCTAATTATGCCAATACTGCTGCTGACCAGTTTACATTTACTGCTCCGGATCCAAAAACCAGCAATACAGATTTGGCTAAGAAGGATGTTGAAAAGATCAATGTGTTTCCAAATCCATATTATGGATATCAATACAGAGAGCTTGCACCAAATAACAAATATGTAACTTTTAGTCATTTGCCAGACGATGCTGTTATCAGAATATTTGATTTAAGCGGTGTACTTGTAAAAACAATTAATCATGTTCCAGCACAAGGACAATTTGAAACTTGGAATCTGGCAAACGATAGTAACTATCCGGTAGCCAGTGGAATCTATATCGTTTATATTGATATGCCGAATTTAGGAACAACAAAAGTCTTAAAGCTGGCTATTATTCAAGAACAGCAAATGTTAAAAACATATTGA
- a CDS encoding TonB-dependent receptor produces MFPRFYKVLLLILFACFITFAQTGRISGLVTDQQTGEPLIGANLIVVGTSLGAASDVNGEYLITNLVAGQYSVKASYIGYTDVTVNNVLVTSGLTTRLNFTLQPTGLTTGEVVIVSERPLIDKTSTNALRRIGPEDVENLGLRTLNAIVQIQPGVVTQNGLTFIRGSRPDETGYTVEGTDTKNILNRNGGSLVTVTADALQEVLVQAGGYTAEFGNANAGIVSSEFKTGTNQYKFSFRAETDNFGKYPGEKFLGTYSYGYSNYVLTAGGPIVSDKLKIFLSAENTFDRDSRKFFDANPTAFSDGALLDTTKIYDYGTFGGSKTDYQYLKWDAANILGNSNNRYTTNGTLLFDNNPLILRLAGAFTWRTGKGTDGIFNIFNSDRLQVTEASSLLLNLKGTYLLESNSFIEASLGYFDYREKIYDPIFKDNFLLYSDSLAAAEHGWTYANYYSAPPQYDFYGFPFNRPGTNLSRFRKDQNNYINATASYTGQLEKHALKIGGSFQYWTVRRWDNGSPSNFLSTIRNNPDLARDSLSTLIGTTLFANFNNYGFDVFGNETSDADGVFAPKHPLFISGYVTDRFEISDLIINAGLRYDYIDMDSWAWENPLNPDIDRINHTIPDSSYRKGDVFSYISPRLGFAFPVTDKTVFHLQFGKFVQSPSLDVAYRGVYISAQQIQGANLFTNPIAYNPSPIRTTQYEIGLSHQFTDFAALDVTLFYKDIKGQLQYTVVVTEPGAIRSKYNVFSNQDFATTKGLELGFKMRRIERFSAGINYTYSSAQGTNSLSNSGVGSVEVNGNVPTVLIPLDYNQTHRGSFFVDFRFDKGDGGPILEQLGVNLLFTFNSGHPFTYSTWQGLGQSSAWTGGLTPIGTGDTRGRRPYGPINSSETPWVYNFDLRIDKTINIENFDFNLYVQVFNLLNTKNAINVYDKTGNAYDDGFLSTPDAQTLIANPRYTERFADLYRAISLNNRAAAFNVYGFDVFGPPRQLVAGILVNF; encoded by the coding sequence ATGTTTCCCAGATTTTACAAGGTTTTACTTTTAATACTGTTTGCCTGCTTCATTACCTTTGCACAGACCGGTAGAATTTCTGGTCTGGTAACTGATCAGCAAACGGGAGAGCCCTTGATAGGGGCAAATTTAATTGTTGTAGGTACTAGTTTGGGCGCAGCGTCTGATGTTAATGGTGAGTACTTAATTACTAACCTAGTTGCCGGACAGTATAGTGTTAAAGCTTCGTACATCGGTTATACTGATGTAACGGTTAATAATGTACTGGTTACTTCCGGTTTAACAACCAGACTAAATTTTACGTTGCAACCAACAGGTCTTACAACCGGAGAAGTTGTAATTGTTTCTGAAAGACCATTGATAGATAAAACATCAACCAACGCTTTAAGAAGAATTGGACCAGAGGATGTAGAAAATCTTGGTCTTAGAACTTTAAATGCTATTGTACAGATTCAACCCGGTGTTGTTACTCAAAACGGATTAACATTTATCCGTGGCAGCAGACCAGATGAAACTGGTTACACTGTTGAAGGAACTGATACAAAAAATATATTGAATCGTAATGGCGGAAGTCTTGTAACAGTTACTGCAGATGCTTTACAAGAAGTTCTTGTTCAAGCTGGCGGTTATACTGCTGAGTTTGGCAACGCAAATGCAGGTATTGTTTCATCAGAGTTCAAGACAGGAACAAATCAATATAAATTCTCTTTTAGAGCTGAAACAGATAATTTTGGCAAATACCCCGGCGAAAAGTTTTTAGGAACTTATTCTTATGGTTATTCAAATTATGTATTAACTGCCGGCGGACCGATTGTTTCCGATAAACTTAAAATTTTCTTGTCTGCAGAAAACACATTTGATAGGGACAGCAGAAAATTTTTTGATGCCAACCCCACAGCATTTTCGGATGGAGCTCTTCTTGATACAACAAAGATTTATGATTATGGTACCTTTGGAGGATCCAAGACTGACTACCAGTATCTGAAATGGGATGCGGCAAATATTCTTGGTAATTCAAATAACAGATATACAACTAACGGAACTCTGCTATTTGATAATAATCCATTGATATTAAGACTGGCAGGTGCTTTTACTTGGAGAACAGGAAAAGGTACAGATGGAATATTTAATATATTTAATTCCGACAGATTGCAAGTTACTGAAGCATCAAGTCTTTTATTAAATTTAAAGGGCACATATCTGCTGGAATCAAATTCATTTATTGAAGCAAGTCTCGGCTATTTTGACTACAGAGAAAAAATATATGATCCTATTTTCAAAGATAATTTTCTTCTATACAGCGATAGCTTAGCTGCTGCAGAACATGGCTGGACATATGCAAACTATTATTCAGCACCACCACAATATGATTTTTATGGATTTCCGTTTAACAGACCAGGAACCAACCTGAGCAGATTTCGTAAAGATCAAAATAATTATATAAACGCAACTGCTTCATATACAGGACAGTTAGAAAAACACGCCCTGAAAATTGGCGGTAGTTTTCAATACTGGACTGTAAGACGCTGGGATAACGGATCACCAAGTAACTTCTTGTCAACTATCAGAAATAATCCTGATTTGGCAAGAGATTCATTATCAACTCTTATCGGAACAACATTGTTCGCTAATTTCAATAATTATGGTTTCGACGTGTTCGGTAATGAAACCTCAGATGCTGATGGTGTATTTGCACCCAAACATCCACTGTTTATTTCAGGATATGTAACCGACAGATTTGAAATTAGTGATCTTATTATTAATGCCGGTTTAAGATACGATTATATTGACATGGATAGCTGGGCATGGGAAAATCCATTAAACCCGGATATCGACAGGATAAATCATACTATACCTGATTCATCTTACAGAAAAGGTGATGTATTTAGTTATATCTCACCAAGATTAGGATTTGCATTCCCGGTTACAGATAAAACAGTATTCCATTTGCAATTTGGAAAATTTGTTCAGTCACCAAGTTTGGATGTTGCTTACAGAGGTGTTTACATCTCAGCTCAACAGATTCAAGGTGCTAACTTATTTACAAATCCGATTGCATATAATCCTAGCCCGATTAGAACAACTCAATATGAAATCGGATTATCACATCAATTTACAGACTTTGCAGCTCTTGATGTTACTTTATTTTATAAGGACATAAAAGGACAGCTGCAATATACAGTTGTGGTTACCGAACCCGGTGCTATAAGAAGTAAATATAATGTCTTCTCAAATCAGGACTTTGCAACAACCAAAGGTTTGGAGCTTGGCTTTAAGATGAGAAGAATTGAAAGATTTAGTGCAGGAATAAATTATACCTACTCATCCGCACAAGGCACAAACTCATTGTCAAACAGTGGCGTTGGTTCAGTAGAGGTTAACGGCAACGTACCGACTGTATTAATTCCATTGGATTACAATCAAACTCACAGAGGCTCTTTCTTTGTTGACTTCAGATTTGATAAAGGAGACGGCGGTCCTATATTAGAACAACTTGGTGTAAACTTATTATTTACATTTAATAGCGGACATCCCTTCACCTATTCAACCTGGCAGGGTTTGGGTCAATCATCAGCCTGGACTGGCGGTCTTACCCCAATCGGAACTGGTGATACAAGAGGCAGAAGACCTTACGGACCTATAAACTCATCAGAAACACCATGGGTTTATAATTTTGATCTCAGGATTGACAAGACCATTAACATTGAGAACTTTGATTTTAATCTCTATGTTCAGGTCTTTAATTTGTTAAATACAAAGAATGCGATAAATGTTTACGATAAAACAGGTAACGCATACGATGATGGATTCTTAAGTACGCCAGATGCACAAACTCTTATTGCTAATCCAAGGTATACTGAAAGATTTGCTGACCTTTACAGAGCAATAAGTTTAAATAACAGAGCAGCCGCATTTAATGTTTACGGTTTTGATGTCTTTGGTCCTCCAAGACAGTTGGTTGCTGGCATTTTGGTTAACTTTTAA
- a CDS encoding DUF6029 family protein: MKTSAYYQIIILLIFFSSTLYSQSDSWFLLPDGLGISNQLEYSYNIDNKIEIFENWLTLDYNKNIFSAGFRFEAFQPNDPDPSISRGKVHYADIAYKYFAVDIGDIEKGISITAGNFYELFGRGMILKSYEDRNIRIDNNLLGVKVKANYLGFSLSALTGSAANSVNERKDILHAADLSYNGFDFIKLGTTFASNKPEIETIARTTLSSFRIQPSYWNFDGYAEYGFKSNKDIQSQIFNDNEWKIGEAFYGSLNFYYDAFSIVGEYKHYDNFAFTSYDGTIFYNTSPSLRKEYTYQLLNRHPSPLDQSNEDGFALEVNFNPSDETSLTANYGVTKTLPTSSYFQRVNNISNPISTQLKEFYFQAAHNWNESFTTIAALGYNEELSTNTKNITPIIENKFYFDDINTIKIVIEHQQTENLTTSEKYYDDVIAIEYLRSPVFNVSLVTEIQTKEPEEGKIVRKLWSFIQFGYKLSNHSDLSLLIGSRQAGNICIGGICRFEPAFQGIELKLLTRL, from the coding sequence ATGAAAACTTCTGCTTATTATCAAATTATTATTTTATTGATATTTTTTTCTTCAACACTTTATAGCCAATCGGATAGCTGGTTTTTGCTGCCTGATGGATTAGGAATTTCAAATCAACTTGAATACTCTTATAACATTGATAATAAAATTGAAATATTTGAGAACTGGCTTACACTTGATTATAATAAAAATATTTTCAGTGCGGGATTTAGATTTGAAGCCTTTCAGCCAAATGACCCCGATCCTTCCATCAGCCGAGGGAAAGTACATTACGCGGATATTGCTTATAAATATTTTGCTGTTGATATAGGTGATATTGAAAAAGGCATAAGCATAACTGCGGGAAACTTTTATGAATTATTCGGCAGAGGAATGATCTTAAAAAGCTATGAAGATAGAAATATCAGAATTGATAATAATCTGCTTGGTGTAAAAGTAAAAGCAAATTATCTGGGGTTCTCGCTTTCTGCATTAACAGGTTCTGCAGCAAACTCTGTTAACGAAAGAAAAGATATTTTGCATGCAGCAGATTTAAGTTACAATGGATTTGATTTTATAAAGCTTGGTACAACATTCGCATCAAACAAGCCAGAGATTGAAACCATTGCCAGAACTACTCTCAGCTCATTCAGAATACAGCCATCCTACTGGAATTTTGACGGTTACGCTGAATATGGATTTAAGAGTAATAAAGATATTCAGTCACAGATTTTTAATGACAATGAGTGGAAAATCGGAGAAGCGTTTTATGGAAGTTTAAACTTTTACTACGATGCATTTTCAATTGTTGGCGAGTACAAACATTATGACAATTTTGCATTTACATCTTATGATGGTACAATTTTCTACAACACATCGCCCTCATTAAGAAAAGAATATACTTATCAATTACTAAATCGTCATCCTTCTCCGCTTGATCAATCTAATGAAGATGGTTTTGCTTTAGAAGTGAATTTCAATCCTTCGGATGAAACATCTTTAACTGCAAATTACGGCGTTACTAAAACGCTTCCAACAAGCTCTTATTTTCAGAGAGTAAACAATATTTCAAATCCAATTTCAACACAGCTAAAGGAATTTTACTTTCAGGCTGCTCATAATTGGAATGAATCCTTTACTACAATAGCAGCATTGGGATATAATGAAGAGCTTTCAACAAATACAAAAAACATTACTCCAATTATTGAAAACAAATTTTATTTTGATGATATCAATACAATCAAAATTGTAATTGAACATCAGCAAACCGAAAACCTTACTACCAGCGAAAAATATTATGATGATGTTATAGCCATTGAATATTTACGTTCACCAGTTTTTAACGTGTCACTAGTAACCGAAATTCAGACCAAAGAACCCGAGGAAGGAAAAATTGTCAGGAAACTTTGGAGCTTTATACAGTTTGGATATAAACTTAGTAATCATTCAGACTTAAGTTTGCTTATTGGTTCAAGGCAGGCAGGTAATATCTGCATAGGCGGTATTTGCCGGTTTGAGCCTGCATTCCAGGGGATAGAACTAAAACTATTAACAAGATTATGA
- a CDS encoding TlpA disulfide reductase family protein gives MRSLLVLLIITLVSTLIFAQSEEDLKGRKAPNFKLTDLNGKYVELNKETGSGPILISFWATWCKPCLEEMAEFNKIYSQYKDKGFKLLAISTDTEKTVAKVKPYIKSKGYDFTVLFDTNSDVARKYYAQQMPYTVMLDKNGNIVYSHLGYMRGDEIKVEKLLLELLEK, from the coding sequence ATGAGATCATTATTGGTATTACTAATCATTACTCTCGTTTCAACTTTAATTTTTGCACAAAGCGAAGAAGATCTTAAAGGTAGAAAAGCACCTAACTTTAAACTTACTGATTTGAATGGAAAGTATGTTGAACTGAATAAAGAAACCGGAAGCGGTCCGATTCTTATTAGTTTTTGGGCAACGTGGTGTAAGCCTTGTCTTGAAGAAATGGCGGAGTTCAACAAAATTTACTCTCAATACAAGGATAAAGGATTCAAGCTATTAGCAATTTCTACTGATACTGAAAAGACAGTAGCAAAAGTTAAACCCTATATCAAATCAAAGGGCTATGATTTTACAGTTTTGTTTGATACAAATAGTGATGTAGCCAGAAAGTATTATGCCCAACAGATGCCATATACAGTTATGCTGGATAAAAATGGTAATATTGTATATTCGCATTTAGGTTATATGAGAGGCGATGAGATAAAGGTTGAAAAATTACTGCTGGAATTACTTGAAAAATAA
- a CDS encoding T9SS type A sorting domain-containing protein, with protein MMKKFFSLIFFLSVLIIQTASPQDIQVVVHRTFIDSTLGSEMVFDFEVINVSSFQQTVFEVRTINNLPADWQSSLCFGINCFSPFTDSVATTPDFFVDPLGPGDTLITSLHVWALNNNGTANVQVQVGTFRNPSDRITLDFTATTMPVSVEDEIVTVKKFFIEQNYPNPFNPSTKINYGIAKAGNVEISVYNILGSKVAALVNEFKPVGTYSVDFNASKLSSGIYFYKINANGFVQTKKMILEK; from the coding sequence ATGATGAAGAAATTTTTTAGTTTGATTTTTTTCTTATCTGTTTTGATAATACAAACAGCAAGCCCGCAGGATATTCAGGTAGTGGTTCACAGAACATTTATTGACAGCACACTTGGCTCAGAAATGGTTTTTGATTTTGAAGTAATAAATGTTTCATCATTTCAGCAGACTGTTTTTGAAGTAAGAACAATCAACAACTTACCGGCTGATTGGCAATCATCTTTATGTTTTGGAATAAATTGTTTTTCTCCTTTTACCGACAGCGTTGCAACTACTCCGGATTTTTTTGTTGATCCTTTAGGACCCGGAGATACTTTAATTACCTCACTCCACGTTTGGGCACTCAATAACAACGGAACGGCTAATGTTCAGGTTCAGGTTGGTACTTTCAGGAATCCGAGCGACAGAATAACACTTGATTTTACAGCTACAACAATGCCTGTATCTGTTGAAGATGAAATTGTTACTGTAAAAAAGTTTTTTATTGAGCAAAATTATCCCAACCCTTTTAATCCATCAACAAAAATAAACTATGGAATTGCTAAAGCCGGAAATGTTGAAATATCTGTTTACAATATTCTTGGCAGTAAAGTTGCAGCGCTTGTTAACGAATTTAAACCGGTTGGTACTTATAGCGTAGATTTCAATGCATCAAAATTAAGCAGCGGAATTTATTTCTATAAAATCAATGCAAATGGTTTTGTTCAAACAAAAAAAATGATACTGGAGAAATAG